GGGCACCGGCGTTGCCATGCGCACCGCAGTGGGGGCGGCCGCCCAACACCAGGCTTCCGCCAGCCAGGGCGTCAAGATACACATACAGATAATCAGGCAAATCGCGACCGCGACCGGCCAGCAGTTCGGCCACACAGGCAGCGGCGGTATCTTTGGCGAAAACCACCGGCAGCGTCGTCATCGCCTGCAAACGGGCGCGGATATCGACATTGGCCCACTCCCTGGCCTGCTCTGGCATCTGCCCCAGCAACTGGTGCCAGGTGCCCAGCGCCAGCGGCGCAGCGACTCCAATGCCGCACAACCGCGCCGCCCCGCTCGCGCCAAGTTGGGCAACAATGGCATCGAGTTGACTGGCGATGGCAGCAAACACTGCATCTACTTCGGGGTGCGGATAGACCACCTCGGCGCGAAAGCGCGCTTGGCCAGTCAGATCAAGCAGCATCACTTCCAGGCTGCGCCGGCCGATATGGATGCCGATCGCGTAGGCGCCGTCGGGGTTGAGCGCGATCGGCTGCGACGGCTGCCCTACTCTGCCGCGCACGGCTTCGAGCTTGCGCACCAGTTTTTCGTCGAGCAGCCGGTTGATGATGACCGAGGCGCTCTGGCTGCTGAGTTCAGTCGCGCGCGCCAGGTCGGCCTTGGCCAAGCTGCCAAGCCGACGCAGATGATGCAGCATGAGCCGTTCGTTGGGGCCAAGCGCGCGCAGGTTCGATGACATGGGGATAGCGGAACAGGTTGCCGGAGATTTTGTAGTATAGTTTTCCTTTAATTAATAAATCAAGTTGACTTATTAATCCAAAAGGAAAAACCATGCATTTTGACTCTACCCTGTTGGGCCTGATTGCCGCTTTTTGCACGACTGTCGCCTTCATCCCGCAAGTGCTCTTGATCTGGCGCCGCAAATCCGCTGCCGGTGTTTCCACCGGCATGTACTGCGTGTTCTGCTTCGGCGTGCTGCTATGGCTGATTTACGGCGTGATCATCGAGGCATGGCCCATCGCCATCAACAACGGCATCACGCTGATGCTGGCGTGCTCGGTGCTGGTGATGAAATGGGCCTACCGGAACAATCCGTAGTTAGCGGGTAGCAGCGCCCACCGACACCATGCGTTCCACGTAACGCGCGATCAGGTCGATCTCGAGGTTGACCTGCACGCCCACCACCAGGTGCTTCAAGGTGGTCATGGCGATCGTGTGCGGGATCAGGTTGATCGAGAACTGGCACACCAGGTCGGCGCCGGTGCCGATGTCGGTCACGCGGTTGACGGTCAGCGACACGCCGTTGACCACGATCGAGCCTTTGAAGGCCAGGAACTTGGCAAGCTCGTGATCGGCTTCGACCACCAGTTCCCACGATTCGCCCACTGGCTCGAACTTGCGCACCACGCCCAGGCCATCGACGTGGCCGGACACCAGGTGGCCGCCCAGGCGCTCGTTCAGGGTCAGCGCCTTTTCCAGGTTTACTTCGGTGAGCGTATCGAGGCCGACGGTGCAGTTGAGGCTTTCGCGCGAGACATCGACGCGGAAGTTGGACTCGTCCTTTTCCACAACCGTCATGCAGGCGCCGTTGATGGCGATCGAGTCGCCGAGCGCAACGTCGGCCAGCGGCAGGCCGCCGGCATGAATGTCCAGGCGCACGCCTGCAAACGAGCCGCCTTCGAGCGGGGTGACCGAGGCGATTTTGCCGACTGCGGCAACGATTCCAGTAAACATAAGAGTTCTCAAATAGGGGTGGAGGAACGATTAAAACGGGCCAGCAGCCGTACATCGGCGCCGATCTGCTTTACTTCGTGGAATTTCAACGACTGTTTTTGCGACAAATGCGTGAGCGCCGGCAGCGCGAACATGCCTTGCGCATCGCCCAGCAACATCGGCGCGAGGTACACCAGCAACTCGTCAACGCAACCTTCGCGGATCAGGGAGCCATTGAGCTTGCTGCCTGCTTCAACATGCAATTCATTGATCTGGCGCCGGCCCAGCTCGCGCATCAGCTCGGGCAGATCGACCTTGCCGGACGCATTGGGCAGCAGGATCACTTCGTTGCCCAGCGCGCGCAAGGCTGCGCCCTTTTCCGGGTCGCGCACGGCGGCCACGATCCAGGTGCCGCCTCCTTGCAATATCTTGGCGGCCGGGTCGATTTCAAGGCGGCTGTCGATGACGATGCGGATCGGCTGGCGCGGCGTGTCGATGCCGCGCACGTTCAACTGCGGATCGTCGGCCTTGACAGTACCGATGCCGGTGAGGATGGCGCAGGCGCGCGCACGCCAGGCGTGGCCGTCGGCGCGGGCCCGCTCGCCCGTGATCCACTGGCTGGCGCCGTTGTGCAGCGCGGTCATGCCATCGAGGCTGGCGGCGGTTTTCATGCGCACCCACGGCAGACCACGCGTCATGCGCGAGAAAAAGCCGATATTCAATTCATAGGCTTGCTCGGCCAGCAAACCGCTGCTCACCG
This is a stretch of genomic DNA from Duganella zoogloeoides. It encodes these proteins:
- a CDS encoding SemiSWEET transporter, translating into MHFDSTLLGLIAAFCTTVAFIPQVLLIWRRKSAAGVSTGMYCVFCFGVLLWLIYGVIIEAWPIAINNGITLMLACSVLVMKWAYRNNP
- a CDS encoding riboflavin synthase is translated as MFTGIVAAVGKIASVTPLEGGSFAGVRLDIHAGGLPLADVALGDSIAINGACMTVVEKDESNFRVDVSRESLNCTVGLDTLTEVNLEKALTLNERLGGHLVSGHVDGLGVVRKFEPVGESWELVVEADHELAKFLAFKGSIVVNGVSLTVNRVTDIGTGADLVCQFSINLIPHTIAMTTLKHLVVGVQVNLEIDLIARYVERMVSVGAATR
- the ribD gene encoding bifunctional diaminohydroxyphosphoribosylaminopyrimidine deaminase/5-amino-6-(5-phosphoribosylamino)uracil reductase RibD, with protein sequence MRIHNDTEGMTLALAWAERGLYTTSPNPHIGCVIVRDGAVIGAGVTQQVGGDHAEIQALKDAQARGHDVRGATAYVTLEPCSHHGRTPPCADALVHAGLARVVAAMEDPNPLVAGQGMAKLAAAGIAVSSGLLAEQAYELNIGFFSRMTRGLPWVRMKTAASLDGMTALHNGASQWITGERARADGHAWRARACAILTGIGTVKADDPQLNVRGIDTPRQPIRIVIDSRLEIDPAAKILQGGGTWIVAAVRDPEKGAALRALGNEVILLPNASGKVDLPELMRELGRRQINELHVEAGSKLNGSLIREGCVDELLVYLAPMLLGDAQGMFALPALTHLSQKQSLKFHEVKQIGADVRLLARFNRSSTPI
- a CDS encoding ROK family transcriptional regulator, with the protein product MSSNLRALGPNERLMLHHLRRLGSLAKADLARATELSSQSASVIINRLLDEKLVRKLEAVRGRVGQPSQPIALNPDGAYAIGIHIGRRSLEVMLLDLTGQARFRAEVVYPHPEVDAVFAAIASQLDAIVAQLGASGAARLCGIGVAAPLALGTWHQLLGQMPEQAREWANVDIRARLQAMTTLPVVFAKDTAAACVAELLAGRGRDLPDYLYVYLDALAGGSLVLGGRPHCGAHGNAGALGSMPLRSAAGERGASSGSNGSNGSNGVGRQSGPGERGGLPAQLLSVASLAMLEQRYTEAGLDVDAARDERALAAPWSGFTQAWANEAADALAYAVCNAACMVDLDAVIVDGKLGRGLLALLLAQVETALTRYDWSGVDRPPVLAGEVGVDANVIGAAYLALHAAFAPVA